ACTCAATGAACCAACTAACATTGAAGAGTAAGAAAGATAGATTTATTCTTTTGAAGGTAGTGAATAACTATTATAGGTTTGATACCTGATACTAAATACTTAAAAATAAAATAAATAAAATATTGTGTTGTTTTTCAGTGTTTTATAACTTTTTTGTAAAAACAGACTACTGTGTTGTTTTAAACAAACGTCAATATAATAAACCGATAGCCTAAATAAGCTTTTCGTACGATGAATAATAATAACAAAAGGATTTTAGAATTACTTGAGAAGTATTTGACTAATACATGTTCGGAGCCTGAAGAACAGGAGTTTCTGAATTATGTGGAAGATCCTTTTTATAAAAATGAGATAAAGGAGCTGCTTTCAGGTGTTTTTAATAACCAGAATGAACTGGTTGATTTAAAGGTGAGTAGTAGCGAGCGTATTTTAAATGCAATTTTGGAAGAGGATGTTGAGGAAATTGGAATACGGAAGAATTATAGCTGGTGGAAATGGGCTTCAGTTGCTGCATCCGTTTTGTTGGGGCTGGCTTTTACATTTTATTTTATACAAATCCGGGATGTAAATAAAGCAGAACGTTTGAGTCTGTCTGTCGATAGTATAAAAGTAGATAGGGATAAGGTTTATCTTACTTTAGGAAATGGTAAAAAAATCAATCTTTCTGATTATGACTCTGGAAAAATAACCGATGAAGAGGGAATCAGGATTACTAAAAATAAAGAAGGAGCATTAGTTTACGAGGTTTCGGATAAGTTTAAAGACCAGGCAGGTCTTCGTTTTAATTCGATAGAAGTACCGAGGGGAGGAAAGCTGATGATTCAATTACCGGATGGAACGAAGGTATGGTTAAATGCGGCTTCTAAGTTTAGGTATCCCCTTGCGTTTATAGGTAAAGAAAGAATAGTTGAGTTAAGTGGAGAGGCTTATTTTGAAGTTGCAAAAAATAAAGATGTACCTTTTAAAGTAAAAACTAATGAACAGATTATAGAAGTGCTGGGAACGCATTTCAACGTACACAACTACGCAGATGAGGTTAGCGCAAAAACGACCTTACTGGAGGGGAGTGTAAAAGTATATTCGGGAGAGTCTGCAGCTTTATTAATACCGGGACAACAGGCGGTTACGGATAGAAATGGCAAAGATATAAAGATTAACACAGTAAATGTAACTGACGTTATGGCCTGGAAAAATGGCTATTATGTTTTTGAAAATGCGGATGTTAAACAAATTATGAATTACTTATCGAGATGGTATGATGTAGATGTAGAGTATCTAGGTGAAATCACAACCAA
This genomic interval from Pseudopedobacter saltans DSM 12145 contains the following:
- a CDS encoding FecR family protein, which translates into the protein MNNNNKRILELLEKYLTNTCSEPEEQEFLNYVEDPFYKNEIKELLSGVFNNQNELVDLKVSSSERILNAILEEDVEEIGIRKNYSWWKWASVAASVLLGLAFTFYFIQIRDVNKAERLSLSVDSIKVDRDKVYLTLGNGKKINLSDYDSGKITDEEGIRITKNKEGALVYEVSDKFKDQAGLRFNSIEVPRGGKLMIQLPDGTKVWLNAASKFRYPLAFIGKERIVELSGEAYFEVAKNKDVPFKVKTNEQIIEVLGTHFNVHNYADEVSAKTTLLEGSVKVYSGESAALLIPGQQAVTDRNGKDIKINTVNVTDVMAWKNGYYVFENADVKQIMNYLSRWYDVDVEYLGEITTKRFGGVFKQSADLRELLEYLETYGDIHFKIRERRVIVTN